In Papaver somniferum cultivar HN1 chromosome 1, ASM357369v1, whole genome shotgun sequence, a genomic segment contains:
- the LOC113349705 gene encoding uncharacterized protein LOC113349705, whose amino-acid sequence MEVINKTLLMKLVWKIQNSEVEWARFMRAKYIKADGEWISGYKKSSVWPGLKWVIDEVKLHTRWITGSGEKISVWSDAWIKDKPLNEIYEEDEYMMQNKNMKVAELIVSGEFTVHSAVECIREHYQKVTWARQVWHPTLHPTTTSNVWKIVRGICSTDEKRKSKGYRLASKCYMCGVDTDNLEHILWFCNFSQIIWKWLGGIFLFCNPESYEDVMKFAKNKSGDVKDIWLLVASITMMELWFLRNRICFEEEKVNLGNFKRRIKQYTKDCAVRIKSYMWECRYDYMVFKNFDLKHQPIKPQRIIEVSFFLPARNQILICCDGSSRGNPGATGYGFVCRDEMGGCIYAEATGLGIATNYIAELMAITGAAEWAIQNNKLDICINYDSKAAVSAYMSERLPWFMQVRWKRLKELLNNIKLVHSLREVNFSADSMAKKGAVGL is encoded by the exons ATGGAAGTAATAAACAAGACTTTACTGATGAAATTAGTATGGAAGATACAAAATTCTGAAGTTGAATGGGCAAGATTTATGAGAGCAAAGTATATAAAGGCAGATGGTGAATGGATTTCAGGATATAAAAAGTCTTCAGTATGGCCAGGTTTGAAATGGGTAATAGATGAAGTAAAGTTACATACTAGATGGATCACTGGTTCAGGTGAGAAAATATCAGTATGGAGTGATGCTTGGATAAAAGATAAACCACTTAATGAGATATATGAAGAGGATGAATATATGATGCAGAACAAAAACATGAAAGTTGCAGAGTTGATTGTTTCTG GTGAATTCACAGTACACTCAGCTGTTGAATGTATTAGAGAGCATTATCAGAAAGTGACATGGGCAAGACAGGTTTGGCATCCTACTCTTCATCCAACAACAACAAGCAATGTATGGAAGATAGTGAGGGGTATCTGCTCAActgatgaaaaaagaaaaagcaagGGTTACCGTTTAGCATCAAAGTGCTATATGTGTGGTGTTGATACTGATAATCTTGAACATATATTATGGTTTTGTAATTTCAGTCAGATAATATGGAAATGGCTAGGTGGTATCTTCTTGTTCTGCAACCCTGAATCATATGAAGATGTTATGAAATTTGCAAAGAATAAAAGTGGAGATGTGAAGGATATATGGTTACTGGTTGCTTCCATTACAATGATGGAGCTATGGTTCTTAAGGAATAGAATTTGCTTTGAAGAAGAGAAAGTAAACTTGGGTAATTTcaagagaagaataaaacaatATACAAAGGACTGTGCAGTGAGAATAAAAAGCTATATGTGGGAGTGTAGATATGATTACATGGTCTTTAAGAATTTTGATCTTAAACATCAACCAATAAAGCCTCAAAGAATTATTGAAGTGAGTTTCTTCTTACCTGCAAGAAATCAGATACTCATATGTTGTGATGGGTCATCTAGGGGCAATCCAGGTGCAACAGGATATGGTTTTGTGTGCAGAGATGAAATGGGAGGTTGTATATATGCTGAAGCTACTGGCCTGGGAATTGCAACTAATTACATTGCAGAATTAATGGCTATTACAGGCGCAGCTGAATGGGCTATACaaaacaacaagcttgatatatgtATTAACTATGATTCTAAAGCAGCAGTGAGTGCATACATGTCAGAAAGACTTCCTTGGTTCATGCAGGTAAGATGGAAGAGATTAAAGGAACTATTGAATAATATCAAACTTGTACATAGCTTGAGAGAAGTAAATTTCTCTGCTGACTCCATGGCAAAGAAGGGTGCAG ttgggctttag